From a single Arthrobacter sp. SLBN-112 genomic region:
- a CDS encoding branched-chain amino acid aminotransferase, with the protein MTQTAHGVEFTRQPSANPKSAEERAAILANPGFGNYFTDHTAIVDYSVDADGNGGWHDPRIEPYGPIVLDPSAAVFHYGQEIFEGLKAYRHADGSIWTFRPEANAARLNKSARRLALPELPAEYFLGAIRELVAVDREWVPSGDGEALYLRPFMIATEAFLGVRAAREVSFRVIASPAGNYFGGELKPVSIWISRQYARAGRGGTGDAKCGGNYAASLIAQQEAEANGCKQVLFLDQANDNAVEELGGMNVFFVMKDGSLVTPALTGTILEGVTRMSVIQVAKDMGRKVSERKITLDEWRDGVASGDIAEVFACGTAAVITPIGVLKDATEFIGSEDAKAGEATMAIRERLLGIQTGAEPDTHGWLTRLA; encoded by the coding sequence ATGACCCAGACCGCCCATGGCGTCGAATTCACCCGGCAGCCTTCGGCCAACCCGAAGTCTGCCGAAGAGCGTGCAGCCATCCTGGCAAACCCGGGATTCGGCAACTACTTCACCGACCACACCGCCATCGTCGACTACAGCGTGGATGCGGACGGCAACGGCGGCTGGCACGATCCCAGGATCGAACCCTACGGTCCGATCGTCCTGGACCCCTCCGCCGCCGTGTTCCACTACGGCCAGGAGATTTTCGAGGGGCTTAAGGCCTACCGTCACGCCGACGGCTCCATCTGGACCTTCCGGCCGGAGGCCAACGCGGCGCGCCTGAACAAGTCCGCCCGCCGGCTGGCACTTCCGGAACTGCCGGCGGAGTACTTCCTTGGCGCCATCCGCGAACTCGTGGCCGTGGACAGGGAATGGGTCCCCTCCGGCGACGGCGAAGCCCTGTACCTGCGGCCCTTCATGATCGCAACGGAGGCATTCCTTGGCGTCCGCGCCGCCCGTGAGGTGTCCTTCCGCGTGATCGCCTCGCCTGCCGGCAACTACTTCGGCGGCGAGCTGAAGCCTGTCTCCATCTGGATCTCGCGGCAGTACGCCCGCGCCGGGCGCGGCGGCACCGGGGACGCCAAGTGCGGCGGAAACTACGCGGCCTCGCTGATCGCACAGCAGGAGGCCGAGGCCAACGGGTGCAAGCAGGTCCTGTTCCTGGACCAGGCCAACGACAACGCCGTGGAAGAACTCGGCGGCATGAACGTGTTCTTCGTCATGAAGGACGGCTCGCTGGTGACGCCCGCGCTCACCGGCACCATCCTGGAAGGCGTCACCCGGATGTCCGTGATCCAGGTGGCCAAGGACATGGGCCGCAAGGTGTCCGAACGCAAGATCACCCTGGACGAATGGCGGGACGGGGTTGCCTCCGGCGACATCGCCGAAGTCTTCGCGTGCGGCACCGCGGCCGTCATCACCCCCATCGGCGTGCTCAAGGATGCCACCGAGTTCATCGGTTCCGAGGACGCCAAGGCGGGGGAGGCCACCATGGCCATCCGCGAAAGGCTCCTGGGCATCCAGACCGGCGCTGAGCCGGACACCCACGGCTGGCTGACCCGCCTGGCATAG
- a CDS encoding 3-isopropylmalate dehydrogenase — MSASSIDLAVIPGDGIGPEVIAEALKVLEKAVAAEGVELKPTHYELGAEHWLRTGETLPDHVLADLKTRDAILFGAVGAAPGDTRIPSGIIERELLLKLRFSLDHYVNLRPSRLYGTVGSPLANPGTIDFIVVREGTEGPYVGNGGTLRAGTPHEVATEVSLNTAHGVERVVRDAFRRASARERKHVTLVHKHNVLVFAGHLWKRTVEAVAQEFPEVTHDYLHVDAATIFMVTDPSRFDVIVTDNLFGDIITDLAAAITGGIGLAASGNINMDRTAPSMFEPVHGSAPDIAGQGKADPTAAILSAVLLLDHLGYMDAARRIEAAVVADVEKRDGTARSTSAVGDAIAARL, encoded by the coding sequence ATGAGCGCATCCTCCATCGATCTTGCAGTAATTCCCGGCGACGGCATCGGCCCCGAGGTCATTGCCGAAGCCCTCAAAGTCCTGGAAAAGGCCGTCGCGGCGGAGGGTGTGGAGCTCAAGCCCACGCATTACGAACTCGGTGCCGAGCACTGGCTTCGCACTGGCGAAACGCTCCCGGACCACGTTCTGGCTGACCTGAAGACCCGCGACGCCATCCTCTTCGGTGCAGTGGGGGCAGCGCCCGGGGACACCCGCATCCCCTCCGGAATCATCGAGCGTGAACTGCTTCTCAAGCTCCGGTTCAGCCTGGACCACTACGTCAACCTGCGGCCTTCGCGGCTCTACGGCACCGTTGGCAGCCCGCTTGCCAACCCCGGCACCATCGACTTCATCGTGGTGCGCGAAGGAACCGAAGGTCCCTACGTAGGCAACGGCGGCACCCTGCGCGCAGGAACCCCGCACGAGGTTGCCACCGAAGTCTCGCTGAACACTGCCCATGGCGTGGAGCGCGTGGTCCGCGACGCCTTCCGCCGTGCCAGCGCGCGGGAGCGCAAGCATGTCACCCTGGTCCACAAGCACAACGTCCTGGTCTTCGCCGGACACCTGTGGAAGCGGACCGTCGAGGCCGTGGCGCAGGAATTCCCAGAGGTCACCCACGATTACCTGCACGTGGACGCCGCCACAATCTTCATGGTCACGGATCCGTCCCGATTCGATGTCATCGTGACCGACAACCTCTTTGGCGACATCATCACCGACCTCGCCGCGGCCATCACCGGCGGCATCGGCCTGGCCGCCTCCGGCAACATCAACATGGACCGCACCGCACCGTCCATGTTCGAACCGGTCCATGGTTCCGCGCCGGACATCGCCGGCCAGGGCAAGGCAGACCCCACCGCGGCGATCCTCTCCGCGGTCCTCCTGCTGGACCACCTGGGCTACATGGACGCCGCCCGCAGGATCGAAGCCGCGGTGGTTGCCGACGTCGAAAAGCGCGACGGAACCGCACGCAGCACCAGTGCCGTCGGCGACGCCATCGCCGCACGCCTCTAG
- the metG gene encoding methionine--tRNA ligase produces the protein MTASEKTPFYITTAITYPNGVPHIGHAYEYIATDAMARFKRLDGYDVMFLTGTDEHGMKIAQTAEKEGITPKDLVNRNAEVYKAAHAALGISYDRFIRTTDEDHYAASQAIWKKMEANGDIYLSKYEGWYSVRDEAFYGEDDTVVKDDGVRYSKETDTEVTWTAEESYFFRLSAYQDKLLALYESHPEFGAPQYRFNEVISFVKRGLEDLSISRTTFDWGVPVPGNDKHVMYVWVDALTNYLTGVGYPDTESEQFRKYWPADVHIIGKDISRFHAIYWPAFLMSAGLELPKRVMIHGFLHNNGVKMSKSLGNVVAPADFVARYGLDQVRFFFLREVPFGADGSYNHEAIVGRMNSDLANNFGNLAQRSLSMVAKNCGAAVPAPGEFTAADTAILAQANGLLEAARAAFDKQEFSRALEAIWAVLHHTNAYFAEQAPWVLRKTDVERMNTVLYVTLEVLRIVAILAQPVMPNATARLLDALGQAEGDARQFSAIGTPVVPGTALPAPSPVFPKFEEPAE, from the coding sequence GTGACAGCTTCAGAGAAAACGCCGTTCTACATCACCACGGCCATCACCTACCCCAACGGCGTGCCGCACATCGGGCACGCCTACGAGTACATTGCCACCGACGCCATGGCGCGCTTCAAGCGCCTGGACGGCTATGACGTGATGTTCCTGACCGGCACGGACGAACACGGCATGAAGATAGCCCAGACCGCCGAAAAGGAAGGCATCACCCCCAAGGACCTGGTGAACCGGAATGCCGAGGTCTACAAGGCCGCGCATGCTGCCCTGGGCATCAGCTACGACCGCTTCATCCGCACCACGGACGAGGACCACTACGCGGCGTCCCAGGCCATCTGGAAGAAGATGGAAGCCAACGGCGACATCTACCTGTCCAAGTACGAGGGCTGGTACTCCGTACGGGACGAGGCCTTCTACGGCGAGGACGACACCGTGGTCAAGGACGACGGCGTGCGCTACTCGAAAGAGACGGACACCGAGGTGACGTGGACGGCCGAGGAGAGCTACTTCTTCCGGCTGTCCGCCTACCAGGACAAGCTGCTGGCCCTCTACGAGTCCCACCCCGAATTCGGTGCCCCGCAGTACCGGTTCAACGAGGTCATCAGCTTCGTCAAGCGCGGCCTCGAGGACCTGTCCATCAGCCGGACCACCTTCGACTGGGGCGTCCCTGTTCCCGGGAACGACAAGCACGTCATGTACGTGTGGGTGGATGCGCTCACCAACTACCTCACCGGCGTCGGCTACCCTGACACCGAATCGGAGCAGTTCCGGAAGTACTGGCCTGCGGACGTCCACATCATCGGCAAGGACATCTCCCGGTTCCACGCCATCTACTGGCCCGCCTTCCTGATGAGCGCCGGCCTTGAGCTGCCCAAGCGGGTCATGATCCACGGGTTCCTGCACAACAACGGGGTCAAGATGTCCAAGTCCCTGGGCAACGTGGTGGCACCGGCGGACTTCGTGGCCCGCTACGGCCTGGACCAGGTGCGGTTCTTCTTCCTGCGCGAGGTGCCGTTCGGGGCAGACGGCAGCTACAACCACGAGGCCATCGTGGGCCGCATGAACTCAGACCTGGCCAACAACTTCGGCAACCTGGCCCAGCGCTCCCTGTCCATGGTGGCCAAGAACTGCGGCGCGGCCGTGCCCGCCCCGGGGGAGTTCACTGCGGCGGACACCGCCATCCTGGCGCAGGCGAACGGGTTGCTCGAGGCCGCCCGCGCCGCCTTCGACAAGCAGGAATTCAGCCGCGCCCTGGAAGCCATCTGGGCAGTACTGCACCACACCAACGCCTACTTCGCCGAGCAGGCGCCCTGGGTCCTGCGGAAGACCGACGTCGAACGCATGAACACCGTGCTGTACGTAACCCTGGAGGTGCTGCGGATCGTGGCCATCCTGGCCCAGCCGGTCATGCCCAACGCCACGGCCAGGCTCCTGGACGCACTGGGACAGGCAGAAGGCGATGCCCGCCAGTTCAGCGCAATCGGCACTCCTGTCGTTCCGGGAACCGCGCTGCCCGCTCCCAGTCCCGTTTTCCCCAAGTTCGAGGAACCTGCGGAGTAG
- a CDS encoding ABC transporter ATP-binding protein produces MTNPTNLQRSRRSGSNEVPLQTRANTIVKSADHATPLEMRDITIRYGGGKGGAEAVSVVEGFDLTLHAGEMHCVAGRSGSGKTSILTVGAGLTLPTSGRVFWEGDSLESMGDDEIADRRRALIGYVDQGGALIDGMSALENVLLPAVPDGEVDQRRDMAKDLLDLVGLGRRMRHRPAQLSGGERQRVAIARALILGTRVLVVDEPTASLDRASANRIISILKDTTNDGIAVLVASHDHELVRLSDTLTELI; encoded by the coding sequence ATGACAAACCCGACGAACCTCCAGCGCAGCCGCAGGAGCGGCTCCAATGAGGTCCCCCTGCAGACCCGGGCCAACACCATCGTCAAGTCGGCGGACCACGCCACCCCGCTGGAGATGCGCGACATCACCATCCGCTATGGCGGTGGAAAAGGCGGCGCCGAGGCCGTGAGCGTGGTGGAAGGCTTCGACCTGACCCTGCACGCCGGCGAGATGCACTGTGTGGCCGGCCGAAGCGGCTCCGGCAAGACCAGCATCCTGACCGTCGGCGCCGGACTGACCCTGCCGACGTCGGGCCGTGTCTTCTGGGAAGGTGATTCCCTCGAAAGCATGGGCGACGACGAAATCGCCGACCGCCGTCGTGCCCTGATCGGCTATGTCGACCAGGGCGGCGCCCTGATCGACGGCATGAGCGCGCTCGAGAATGTCCTCCTGCCCGCTGTTCCCGACGGCGAGGTGGACCAGCGGCGCGACATGGCCAAAGACCTCCTTGACCTGGTGGGCCTGGGCCGGCGCATGCGGCACCGTCCCGCGCAGCTGTCCGGCGGTGAACGCCAGCGCGTGGCGATCGCCCGCGCCCTGATCCTGGGCACCCGTGTCCTGGTGGTGGATGAGCCCACCGCCAGCCTGGACCGCGCCTCCGCCAACCGCATCATCAGCATCCTCAAGGACACCACCAATGACGGCATCGCCGTGCTGGTGGCCTCGCACGACCACGAACTGGTCCGGCTCAGCGATACCCTGACAGAACTGATCTAG
- a CDS encoding ABC transporter permease — protein MNAVQRFIRSRVLLLTAAILIAAMCLSVLVQSQSQAALNRTVDEHSRGLYDILVQAKAPSGALLQPEIANGAGGIGFDQLDSIRKLSGTSVAAPISLVSRVTQNLETPRLDAMDYLGYNAGLAGTATADQAAGATAPDKWPAAESVLTDAAKKYRLTASAVSSDGSSEQTLFKTTAEGTLGKARLVEEKAQGGSSIRIAPAAGETGIKFPAPAGGSEHNLFNLSVSLPLAPEVTESVVAVDPAAERALLGTAGDFLAPLEKAPPADARDAGAVGRYLEGLFTNGISMDQLKEGPDFLGVKLKYWAPLMTQYQQAKRTGQLTSGSQAVPLIVRSGTSLDLKYNVKIEEIDDAGKVVKDVGTVSKSLGKDYLPFVSKDPFVLSWPGSTDHSSLLGSNGNFNPGLYTPAKWSTDFAGAPKYTDGSTAANGAVDKTAVPGEWVTVNRLPEKAANGAPVDQTQRNPVDERSYRENLSTGQQQAATPLPMVYGTFDPAAVEAASGDVNKLPLGGYDPTPFTLVKDAAGKDVPAADLKPSLSATGLASQSAGAITDYYGLAAARGYKQNAAVIDAVRVRAKAPGSWKDAQPEVEKLATQIRDMGLDATVVAGSAREDTSIFVPGYSKDGAGKESALGTVQQSWVRQNAAEAVAGALSGTNVTLLFLTLCGAALLTGASTVSYIRKRRSEAGTLRAMGWTQRRIRSWVLEEFGVGAVLLAAAGIVLSLLSWSLATALVCVAVLVLYCGAALFAAQQLRHRDEIDQEPQHDERLIPVDSPLTFANRQLSTNKFNTLSLAVAVGVFGAAVGGLIALLIDIPRAAGASALSGLAAASVTLPSILLALAGVAVGLVLTLVTGRFELNAKRQYLGILQAMGWNPDMLRQVRLFENALVGTVALPLGVLGALGIGLLLAPYAAIWAAVAGLVAVICWIPIATKVVQ, from the coding sequence ATGAACGCCGTCCAGAGGTTCATCAGAAGCAGGGTGCTGCTGTTGACCGCGGCCATCTTGATCGCAGCCATGTGCTTGTCGGTCCTCGTCCAAAGCCAGTCGCAGGCTGCGCTCAACCGGACGGTTGATGAACATTCGAGGGGGCTCTACGACATCCTGGTCCAGGCGAAAGCGCCCTCCGGTGCCCTCCTGCAGCCCGAGATCGCCAACGGCGCCGGCGGCATCGGTTTCGACCAGCTGGACTCCATCCGGAAGCTGTCCGGCACCTCCGTGGCGGCCCCCATCAGCCTGGTTTCGCGTGTCACCCAGAACCTGGAGACGCCCCGGCTGGACGCCATGGACTACCTCGGCTACAACGCCGGGCTGGCCGGCACCGCCACCGCGGACCAGGCAGCGGGTGCCACCGCGCCGGACAAGTGGCCGGCCGCTGAATCCGTCCTGACCGACGCCGCCAAGAAGTACCGGCTGACTGCCAGCGCCGTAAGCTCTGACGGCAGCTCAGAGCAGACCCTCTTCAAGACCACCGCCGAAGGCACGCTGGGCAAGGCCCGGCTCGTGGAGGAAAAGGCGCAGGGCGGCAGCAGCATCCGCATTGCCCCGGCGGCAGGGGAGACCGGCATCAAGTTCCCCGCTCCCGCCGGCGGCTCCGAGCACAACCTCTTCAACCTTTCCGTGTCACTGCCGCTGGCCCCCGAAGTCACCGAATCCGTGGTGGCGGTAGACCCTGCAGCCGAAAGGGCCCTGCTCGGCACGGCCGGCGACTTCCTGGCCCCGCTGGAGAAGGCCCCGCCCGCCGATGCCCGTGACGCAGGCGCCGTGGGCCGCTACCTGGAGGGGCTCTTCACCAACGGCATCAGCATGGACCAGCTCAAGGAAGGACCTGACTTCCTGGGCGTCAAGCTCAAGTACTGGGCTCCGCTGATGACCCAGTACCAGCAGGCCAAGCGCACGGGCCAGCTGACCAGCGGCTCGCAGGCCGTCCCGCTGATCGTGCGCTCCGGCACGTCCCTGGACTTGAAGTACAACGTCAAGATCGAGGAAATTGACGACGCCGGCAAGGTAGTCAAGGACGTCGGCACCGTTTCGAAGTCCCTGGGCAAGGACTACCTGCCTTTCGTGTCCAAGGACCCCTTCGTTTTGTCCTGGCCGGGCTCCACGGACCACTCCTCCCTGCTGGGCAGCAACGGAAACTTCAACCCGGGCCTTTACACCCCGGCCAAGTGGAGCACCGATTTCGCCGGCGCCCCCAAATACACGGACGGCAGCACCGCCGCCAACGGCGCAGTGGACAAGACCGCCGTGCCCGGCGAATGGGTCACCGTCAACCGCCTTCCTGAGAAGGCTGCCAACGGCGCGCCGGTTGACCAAACCCAGCGGAACCCGGTGGACGAGCGGTCGTACCGGGAAAACCTGTCCACCGGCCAGCAGCAGGCCGCAACTCCGCTGCCCATGGTGTACGGCACGTTCGATCCCGCCGCTGTGGAGGCAGCCTCGGGTGATGTCAACAAGCTCCCGCTGGGCGGCTACGACCCCACGCCCTTCACTTTGGTCAAGGATGCCGCCGGCAAGGACGTTCCCGCGGCAGACCTCAAACCTTCCTTGAGCGCAACCGGGCTGGCCAGCCAGTCCGCCGGCGCCATCACCGACTACTACGGCCTGGCGGCAGCCCGCGGCTACAAGCAGAACGCTGCCGTCATTGACGCCGTGCGCGTCCGCGCCAAGGCGCCGGGCAGCTGGAAGGACGCCCAGCCCGAGGTGGAGAAGCTCGCCACCCAGATCCGGGACATGGGCCTGGACGCCACCGTGGTGGCCGGCTCGGCCCGCGAGGACACCAGCATTTTCGTTCCCGGCTACTCCAAGGATGGAGCCGGCAAAGAGTCCGCGCTGGGCACTGTCCAGCAGTCGTGGGTCCGGCAGAACGCTGCGGAAGCGGTGGCCGGAGCACTGTCCGGCACCAACGTCACGCTGCTGTTCCTGACGTTGTGCGGCGCGGCCCTGCTGACCGGTGCCTCCACCGTGAGCTACATCCGGAAACGCCGCAGCGAGGCCGGCACCCTGCGGGCCATGGGCTGGACCCAGCGGCGGATCCGCAGCTGGGTGCTTGAGGAATTCGGCGTCGGGGCGGTGCTGCTCGCGGCCGCCGGCATCGTGCTGAGCCTGCTGAGCTGGAGCCTTGCCACCGCACTGGTGTGTGTAGCCGTCCTGGTCCTTTACTGCGGCGCGGCCCTCTTTGCGGCGCAGCAGCTGCGCCACCGCGACGAAATCGACCAGGAGCCGCAGCACGACGAGCGGCTCATACCGGTGGACTCGCCGCTTACCTTCGCCAACCGGCAGCTGAGCACCAACAAGTTCAACACGCTGTCCCTGGCGGTGGCGGTGGGCGTCTTCGGTGCCGCCGTCGGCGGGCTGATCGCCCTGCTGATCGACATCCCGCGGGCTGCAGGTGCCAGTGCCCTGAGCGGACTGGCCGCGGCCAGCGTGACCCTGCCGAGCATCCTGCTGGCGCTTGCCGGCGTGGCCGTGGGACTGGTGCTGACCCTGGTGACGGGCCGCTTCGAACTCAATGCCAAGCGGCAGTACCTTGGCATCCTCCAGGCGATGGGCTGGAACCCGGACATGCTCCGCCAGGTGCGTTTGTTTGAAAACGCACTGGTGGGAACCGTGGCCCTGCCGCTGGGCGTGCTGGGCGCCCTGGGCATCGGCCTGCTGCTGGCGCCCTACGCGGCCATCTGGGCCGCCGTGGCCGGCCTGGTGGCTGTTATTTGCTGGATACCGATTGCAACGAAAGTGGTCCAATGA